Genomic segment of Amphibacillus xylanus NBRC 15112:
TTGATATTGAAGCGGTCGCTGATATTGCCCATGAACATGGTGTGCCGTTAATTATTGATAATACTTTTGCATCACCATATGGTGCGAAGCCAATTCAATGGGGTGCAGATATCGTCATTCACTCTGCGACAAAATGGATTGGTGGTCATGGGACTTCAATAGGCGGAATTGTTGTCGATGGTGGTCGATTTGATTGGACACAAGGACGTTTTTCTGGCTTTACTGAACCAGATGAAACGTATCACGGTATCCGCTTTGGCACTGATGTCGGTCCAGCTGCTTTCGCATTAAAATTACGCGTACAATTATTACGTGATATCGGACCTTCATTAAGTCCTCAAAATGCTTTTTATTTCTTACAAGGGTTAGAAACATTAAACCTACGTATTAAGCGTCATTCGGAAAATACGGAAAAAGTAGCAAGCTATTTAGTGAATCACCCTGAAGTTGAATGGGTAAACTACCCTGGCTTAGCATCACACCCTTCTCATGAATTAGCTAAGAAATACTTAATTGATACGTTCGGATCAATTATTACATTTGGTGTTAAGGGTGGGCGTGAGGTCGGTCGAAAAGTCATTGACCATATAAAACTATTCTCTCACGTTGCTAACGTTGGTGATGCAAAATCACTAATTATTCATCCAGCATCAACTACTCACCAGCAATTAGATGCAGAAGCGCTAAAAGCAAGTGGTGTATCAGAATCACTGATTCGTTTATCAGTTGGCTTAGAAAGTATTGACGATATTATTGCAGATCTAGATCAGGCAATTGCAAAAGCAACGGGAACAGAGCCTACTATTAAACTTAGTCTAGATGATGCAGTGCGTTGGGTACTAGAATCACCATTTGCTCGCGAAGATGGTGGGATTAGACCGAAGAATATAGTCATTGCTGGTGATCGGACTCAGCATAAATGTTTAGCAAAATTAACGAAATTAGGCTTTAAATTAACTGA
This window contains:
- a CDS encoding O-acetylhomoserine aminocarboxypropyltransferase/cysteine synthase family protein, translated to MSKEQFRSTGVETQLIHGGQQVDPTTQSRAVPIYQTTSYVFKDTEHAQNLFALAEPGNIYTRIMNPTIDAFEQRVAILEDGVAAVATASGMSAITLAIFNLAGTGDEIIADSNLYGGTYNLFKETLPKYGINVVFVDGTDPENFRAAITDKTKAIFAETITNPSLYVFDIEAVADIAHEHGVPLIIDNTFASPYGAKPIQWGADIVIHSATKWIGGHGTSIGGIVVDGGRFDWTQGRFSGFTEPDETYHGIRFGTDVGPAAFALKLRVQLLRDIGPSLSPQNAFYFLQGLETLNLRIKRHSENTEKVASYLVNHPEVEWVNYPGLASHPSHELAKKYLIDTFGSIITFGVKGGREVGRKVIDHIKLFSHVANVGDAKSLIIHPASTTHQQLDAEALKASGVSESLIRLSVGLESIDDIIADLDQAIAKATGTEPTIKLSLDDAVRWVLESPFAREDGGIRPKNIVIAGDRTQHKCLAKLTKLGFKLTDLADNTDPIDLLFVSNPSTIDQLPADAKLIWFRTKDDYTELKAQAEANDQFYVEDQCIFGAAKKIRATPKHD